The region TTGTTCTCTTCTCAGACTATatgatttaaaatcaatatcaCCATTGAAATAAACAGCCAATTTCATAAAGACTGAGCTTTTCGGCCATAAGATAAAACCATAACGAAATCTTTAGCTGAGGTACCAACGCTTGTTTGTATTATTTCAGATGACGGTGTCATCTTCAACCACCAGTCTACTATGTCATGCAGCAGCGCTGTTGAAACCACCGGCTTACCCCGTAGCGATATCTCTACCTGTGAGAATTTTACAGTTAAAACAATATTATTTGGTTGCTTATGATAATATCGAAATAGATTAAAAGTTAGAAGTAGAATACCTCAGCTTCACTGGTGAGCCCCAATTTCCGCACCAGATACTTTTTAATAGTCGAAACAGGTAAACTGCCATCTCTGTGATAAATTGAGATAATTTATCAGTAAAATTTcagtttatgttatttttatcaTCTGTTATGAATAAAGACCCACTCCAGGGCGACATATTTCCATTTTGGGGACACAAAAACATTAGCATTCCGTTTTTGTTATCAAATAATATTgagatatttatatatacatgtatataaACCATTTCAGCTTTAGCCTAAAAAGACATCACATACAGTTGACATATTCAgaaatgacaaataaaatgtCATGAGCTAGTACATAATACTTCAAATTCTCCATGTTATAGAATTATTGCCTCTATTTATTATCGACAGTTGTGTATCAGAAACACAAACACCTGATTGTGAAAATCGTTTTAGTAACATGGAAATTAAGTCATAATACACGCTAGATAAGTCATTACTACcacgtaaaatacaaattttagcATAATATACCTGACATAACTTACATTTTAACCATATGGACAACGGCAGTTATGGACATTCCCAGTCATGTTACTATCATTGcaaacttgaaaaaaaaattacaagcaAACCGGCTCAATGAAATGGAAGCAGACAGTAAGAATAATGAAACTCACTTGACTCTCAAGTAGCATGAAGTTATCTGCGGCAAAGGTGCATCTTCTACCCTGCTATTATTTGTGACTATGTCAGAAATTCAACTTTTGACATGATGATGGCAATTTGTGAACTTAAACCAATCATTAAAACTACAATAATATAATAGCAGATGAAACCGTATCTTACTGATCATTTGATGCAACTAATGAGAACCATAGTGGACTAAATTGTCTACCACAATAACAGCTTGCATCAATATCAGCATTTGCTGAAACGGTCAGCCCCTCAGGCTCAGCTGCTGTCTTTTGCTGTACGCCTTGCACCTTTGGAGCTTTAACTGAACTTGATGGTGACGGACTAGAGTCATTCTCATCACCATTTACCTTCCATCTGTAACCATCATCTTCATTATCTTCACCCTGCAATTTGTCACTATAATCTCCATTTTTGAATTCTTCATCAAGTTCATCCTCTGTGGGATCAGGCAGCTGCATTTTGACAAGAGTGTCTTGTGGATTTGACATATCAGGCTTTAAAGTATTCCATGTATCAGCTTTGCTTTCACATGGTTCAGGTTGATCATCTACATTGTCTTTCCGGGGCTGTTCGGATGATTAAGGAGATGAATTTTGTGCCTGAACAATGATTAGAAATTCAAAAAATCTATAGAATTTATATGTTCAGCCTTGTTTACCTTATCTTCATTCAGAATAGATTTGGTTAGAGTCTCCGGGGAGGTTGACCTCTCATGCAAATCATCAACTTTCTTAACAGATTCCTCTATGAGAATAGATTCTCGCAAAGCCGGATTCTTCCTGGCAATAGCTTTCAATCTCTTTCTCGGCAAAGCAGGGATTGATGATACTTTAGGTAAGCTCACCACCAATGAAGAAAGAGAGATCTCCTTCCGTTTCGCAGGTAACGGTATTAAAGGCACATCTTTCGGAACAGAGAGCACAACTGCCGGTGCCTTAGTCTTCTTTTTCTTGGAAGGGAAAAATTTGGTCTTTAGATCATCTAAACTGTGATCTGCCCTGTGGATTAGCATGTAAAATCTAAGTTTCTCCATCTAGTGACCCTTATGACAGCCTAAAATCGAAGTCTAATTATAAATAGAATGACAGTAAACAGAAGTTAGCGCAGTTAAATCATAACATTTAAGTACATCTAAATAAGGACTAACTATCAACTGATAATTCTGATTTGGTATAGCAAACAAACACCcttcttgaatttctttgttttgaATTTGATGCAGCTCCAACAATACATGATGCATTAATACACAGTAACTATATGATACATatacttattaaaaaaaaaaactagtactatatgGTACAGATATATGAAGTTTGAGATTAAtgagaaaataaaaagtaagtaccTGAGCTTTTCAAGAGGAGCACACCCTAAATTGATATTACACGTGGGACAAGTACCAAATTCTTCATCATTTATCTTCTTGTATATGCATTTTCTGCAAACTGTTCCATAATTAAGAAACAGATCAAATTATAGTTAAACCATACAAGAATTGtatagtaaaattaaaaattacgtAAACAGAGAATTTGAAAGAGAAGAGTTACAGGTGTGGAGACATTCAGAGATGGTAGTAGCGTCTCTAAAGAGTTTATGACAAAGAGGACACGTCATGCATGTCTCTAGCTTCTCTCTTTCCACCTTCACCACCTGCCTCGTCATCATCATCGTCTTCTCCACACTAATACATCACTATCTGTCCTATATATTCTCCGGTGCATGTAATAATCCAGGACGAGATTTTGCTGCCCTTTTTGAACAATAATCAGCGCCGCTAATTAATTTTGTGTTTGGTGAGCCACAATTAATGAAATAGGAGAAGAGAGGATTTTTGGACAATGGCAATGCTCTCGTTATGATCTAAGACGACGTTTTAATTCAAAACTCTCCAAACCACATTTTATTTCTCCTCGACACAACAAATAAGACGGGGGATTAGCCTGCCCGCCGTAATTTTGGGGTTCATTTTGTGGCTACACATGCCAAACTCAACAAATGTTCATACTTGAACAATCACATCAAAAgactcaaatttaaatttaatgataaaaataatctataattctattattttggTTTCATATCACTTTGAATCATCAACACTAATCTCATATTAGATGTATAATGactcaaaattaataaattatatattttttattacaaaatttaaatttaaatatttttaaaaattagagggTGAacagaaattttattaatttataatttgaccTCATCCATCTAGTTGTTATTTCAGAGttgaattatttcaaatttaatagtgatatttttaatttaaacataaatattaaaacttaaaatgattcAAACTGGatagattttaaattatattaattaattaactatgataattttgtaaatatttgtttatgaaattaaatatgataaaattggaATTGTAAATCCCAAATAACATCTTGAGTAGAAAAGtgactaaaaattaattattcaagttacattttaatgtttaaaataagtatgtcttgattataaaTTACAACCACATTGACTATTTCacaaataataatagtaataactAATACTAATAATTAGTATACATCATCTGTCAGTTGTCCATTACGAACAGTGCACGCTCTAAGTGAAATATGGTACGATTACCATCCAACTAAACAGctaaattttttctttatataaaaaaactaaactaaacagGTCTCTCTACTGCGGGGCCATGGAGTAAGGTGACGGATCTTATATCATTGGCCACATGGACGCCACCTGGTTATTCGCATAAATAAGTCAAACACCAACCTCCTTCGGTTCAGTTAGTCTTGGCCACGGGCTGATTAGAATTGGAACCAACCCACTCAAAACCAGCTCAGACCCATCAAACTTGAAATCGGGCGGTTCCACAtcaattctaataaaatatagtacTAGTATTAAAGGACCATTGTCTTTTTATGTTcaatacaaattaataaaaaaaacaccacCACCTGCTAACTGTTGTGAAGGCTGTGTGTGCATCAGTTCACTTGTTTGgattacaaaaaaaatgaaaagaaatattAAGATTGCACACAATATAAACAGTCAGTCAGTATTCAAGTCCTGAAAgaaaaatctcaaaaatttggatatatattttctttttgaattacatATATGTTTCTGTTTGTTTTCAAAACAACCATGGCTGTTACCAGAACATGGCAATGGTTACAGAAAAAACATCACCCTTGTGCCCAAACAAGAAGATGTCTGTCAgaataaaaacaagaaaaaattaTGAATCGGAACTAAGGgaaataggaaaaaaaattctctGTTTGTATTGTTTTACAATTATCAGTATTGGTGTCTGATGCGATTAATCAGGCTTTCACCAACTATAAGAGCAGATCCAATAGAATCCTGAATTTTTTTATGTCAAAGCATGAGAGACATAACATCACAGTTATCGAAAGGCAGCCTGAAAGACACAAATGAATACCTTCACATCAAGAATCCAAGTATTCTTTCCCTCGGAGGAACAAGGAGGTAAAATTTACGATCCAACGAGGCCTTTGTAGCGAGCATAGGACATAACTAGTATGAATATAGCTGCACAAAGTAATCCTGCCAAAATAACCACCTAGACAAATAAAAGACTTAATTCAGCACAAGTACCAGATTAAAAAGGACAGCTGAAGTTGTGAATTGAAGGTATATGCATACCCATTTAAACATGTATCCGTGATTGTCATTCCATGTATATGGAATATTCATGCCAAATATTCCAGCCACCAAAGAATAGATGGATAAACAGACAGTTCCTGAGCTCAGAAAGAGCTCTAGCTGCAGAAAGAAATGATAGGAAAAAGATTCACATGTTGCAACATTGAGAAAGACAGAGTGCCAGTGTCTTGGTAAAAAGCAGAAAAGAGAAATTAAGGAAGCACCTGAATTAGCTGATTTCGATGATTGTCAAGCTGCAGAAAAATGATTGATAAACCTCATCTCATGTAGCCAAAcaaaattttactaattaaaatatcaagtATGCGTAAACTTGAACATACCTGAATATTAATGTAATCTTCTGTGTCATCAATATATTCACGCAACTGCAGTTTTTAAATTAACGaatacatttataaaaaatcaaagctAATGATCAAGTCATGTTGTC is a window of Mercurialis annua linkage group LG2, ddMerAnnu1.2, whole genome shotgun sequence DNA encoding:
- the LOC126670662 gene encoding E3 ubiquitin protein ligase DRIP2-like; the encoded protein is MMMTRQVVKVEREKLETCMTCPLCHKLFRDATTISECLHTFCRKCIYKKINDEEFGTCPTCNINLGCAPLEKLRADHSLDDLKTKFFPSKKKKTKAPAVVLSVPKDVPLIPLPAKRKEISLSSLVVSLPKVSSIPALPRKRLKAIARKNPALRESILIEESVKKVDDLHERSTSPETLTKSILNEDKPRKDNVDDQPEPCESKADTWNTLKPDMSNPQDTLVKMQLPDPTEDELDEEFKNGDYSDKLQGEDNEDDGYRWKVNGDENDSSPSPSSSVKAPKVQGVQQKTAAEPEGLTVSANADIDASCYCGRQFSPLWFSLVASNDQVEDAPLPQITSCYLRVKDGSLPVSTIKKYLVRKLGLTSEAEVEISLRGKPVVSTALLHDIVDWWLKMTPSSEIIQTSVGTSAKDFVMVLSYGRKAQSL